Within Ovis aries strain OAR_USU_Benz2616 breed Rambouillet chromosome 3, ARS-UI_Ramb_v3.0, whole genome shotgun sequence, the genomic segment ATTAGTGGTTTTCTAAGTTCAGAATATTAGTGTATGATTGactgtatgtgtttatgtgtctGTGTTTAAAGCTGATGCTTTTAACTGAAATAGCATCAAGGGACTTTGTGTTTGCCATAAATTACATAGCATTAATCTATAAAACTTGTTGAAATAGACTTTATATAGTTAATGTTATCCATTCTCCATTTGTATAAAACTGTATTTAAAGATTCAGTAGTCAATAAAATGTGACCTCTCTGTGATTTTATACATCTATGTCTACATCGATACCTTAATCTTTTTCTCCCAATTcagatcaattttcattctatCCATGGCTTCCACCAGACCAAGTAAACATCGGTTTACCTGGATTATTACAATGGCCTTCTGGTGATCTCCCTGTTTCCACCCCTGGTCCCTTTCAGCCAATTCTCAACTCTCATGGCACCTTTTATACATAGTCTTCACAATTTCTTTAAAACAGGTAATagtaatttcataaaaataaatgctaatttCTTAAGAACATTATAATAGAATGTCCTAGAAGTCTGAAACGTTAAAAAAACCTAAGCACTttttggagacttccctggcaatccatcggttaagacttcaccttccaatgcaggaggtgccagtttgatccctgcttggggagatAAGGTCTCCCAtgactcatggccaaaaaaccaaaccgtgaaacagaagcaatgttgtaacaaattcaataagacttaaaaaaaaggtccacatcaacaaagtcttaaaaaaaaacaaaacaaaacattttttatctttgaaaaagtAATTATATGTGTTAATAAGGCAAACAgtaaaaaacattattaaaatataagatgACACTCTCTTCCACTCCAAACCTCTAAATGCCCCTTCAGCGTAACTATGATTACTGATTTCTTATGCGTATATCCGTATATGGTTATGTCTCCCTGCATGCATCCACGTGCGCACATGTAAAATCTCCCTAAGTATGTCCCACCCAACGAAGGATTTAGGGGCTATATTGTTGAGAAAGGAAAAGGACAGCAGGTtgggaggaggaagaaatgaaagagcaagaggagagaagtaagtcagaaagaaaaacacaaatattgtaccttaatgcatatatatggaatctagaaggatggtactggtgaagctatttgcagggcaggaatagagatgcagacatagagaaggaacttgtagacacagcagggggaaggagaaggtgggatgaattgcgAGATTTGCATTGACATAtctatactaccatgtgtaaagtgGATATCTAGTAGGAAGCTGCTgggtagcacagggagctcagctggatactctttttttaaaaaaatataaatttatttattttaattggaggttaattcctttacagtattgtattggttttgccatacatcaacatgaatcctccacaagtatacacgtgttccccatcctgaacccctcctccctccccgtaacgcatatatatggaatttagaaagatggtaacaataaccctgtatgcgagacagcaagagacactgATGTATGAAACAGTCTTTCAGCTGGATACtcttgtgacaacctagaggagtgggatggctgtgggagtgggagggaggctcaagagggaagatatacatataactgattcatgttattatatagcagaaactaacacaacatcgtaaagcaattatcctctagtttaaaaaacaaagagcaagAAGAACATTTTACATGAttccttattatttttctgtttagggacccttcaggaaaaaaatttttgtggTTATCTATAAGGCCTctaacctggaggagggcatggcaatccactccagtactcttgcctagagaatcccatgcacagaggagcctggcacgcttcACTCCAGGGTTGCAtggagtcagacaaaactgaagcaactaagcagggGCAGCATAAGGCCTATAAAATTCTTGAATTTCAAGAATTCTTTAAtttcacttcaatttttttatttggtaaatttaagtaaaattaaatttcatactttaaaagaatacattgtCTGCTGTATGATTCCTATTGATCTTAACCTATACCAACTTggaattcaattatttttttagcTTTCATCTCTATACAATTGTTgctctgaaaaaattttaataataaataagtaacattttaaaaagatgtagtacactgttggtgggaatgcaaactagtacagccactggagaacagtgtggagattccttagcaattattactcagccgttaaaagaattcatttgaatcagttctgatgagatggatgaaaccgaTTATAcaggtgaagtaagccagaaagaaaaacaccaatacagtatactaacacatatatgaatttaggaagatagcaatgacgtATGCAAGACTGTGTATTTTGGACttggggatgatttgggagaatgacattctaacatgtatactatcatgtgaattgaatcgtcagtctatgtctgacgcaggatgcagcatgcttggggctggtgcatggggatgaccatgtttgggaatgcatgtaattttaaaatttaaaatagcccAAGTGGTATTAGTATTCAAATTATAACAGTGGTTTAATTGGAGAACATGGTCTTGGGGATATGAATGActgattattctttattttttgctacTTTTTGGGTTTTCTGGTGCCTAAGTATTTATATAACcccatttataaaatatgatatcTAAAACAGTTTCAATTGGATGATCTGCTTCTCAAAGAAGAATTTTTCTGATAAATAATTTAGGTTCCAATGAGCTTTACTCTAATAAAATCTAAACAATTCTTTTTTTGCCAGACTTTGAAGGCAGAGTTAGTTGCATAACTTAAATTGTAAATAGtgaaatatatgcattaatatttttatgtctttcaatataaaaataaaatttaagataattatagCCATCTAAAGTATAAAAGCAATGAACAAAAACATttccacatattttaaaatgtttcctcatTTGATGTTTGtgatatgaaaaaagaaattagaaagttGAGATATATTTACTGAATTACTTTCAGGTTGAatgacttttgttttattttttattattattattacaacatctctctgggtcatccccatgcaccagcccccaagcatgctgcaccctacgtcagacatggattCATCTGCTGAATATATTATAGTGCATTGTAATTCAGTTGAATTTTCCCATGTTCTCCAGTGATTATGTAcattccagcatttattgcttgcagattttggattgcagccattctgactggtgtgaagtggtacctcattgtggttttgatttgcatttctctaataatgagtgatgttgagcatcttttcatgtgtttgttagccatccgtatgtcttctttggagaaatgtctatttagttctttggcccatttttgattgggtcgtttatttttctgagttgagctgcataagttgcttgtatattttgagattagttgtttgtcagttgcttcatttgctattattttctcccattcagaaggctgtcttttcaccttgcttatagttttgcgaagcttttaattttaattagatcccatttgtttattttgcttttatttccagaattcttggaggtggatcatagaggatcctgctgtgatttatttctgagagtgttttgcctatattctcctctaggagttttatagtttctgatcttacatttagatctttaatccatttagagtttatttttgtgtgcggtgttagaaagtgatctagtttcattcttttacaagtggttgaccagttttcccagcaccacttgttaaagagattgtctttactccattgtatattcttgcctcctttgtcaaagataaggtgtccatatgtgtgtggatttatttctgggctttctattttgttccattgatctatatgtctgtctttgtgccagtaccatactgtcttgatgactgtggctttgtagtagagcctgaagtcaggcaagttgattcctcccgttccattcttctttctcaagattgctttggctattcgaggtttttgtatttccatacaaatcttgaaattatttgttctagttctgtgaaaatgtggctggtagcttgacaggggttgcattgaatttgtaaattgctttgggtagtatactcattttcactatattgattcttccgatccatgaacatggtatatttctccatctgacttTTGTTTTAAAGGCATATTGATTTCAAAAACACAGATTGTCACGCCTATGAGAAATCAACATTTGTAAAGAAAGCTaatatattatattcatttattcagttgaATTTTCCCATTCAGTGATTATACATTAATTCCAATGTATGATTTTGAGGGTCTATTTATGGTGCTGTGTGCAAGAAACATGCTTATAAAAGCTGCTGTGTTATTTACATATTCTTAAATAACTGAATCAGTATTGAtagactgtgctgtgcttagttgttcagtcgtatatgactctttatgaccccatggactgtggcccaccaggcccctctgtccatggggattcttcaggcaagaatattggagtgggttgccatgccctcctccaggggatcttcccaacccagggatcgaacccagatctcctgcatttgcaggtggattctttaccatctgagttaccagggaagcccaagaatactggagtgggtagcctatcccttctccagggaacttcccaacccaggaatggaaccggggtctctagctggattctttatcagctgagctaccagggaagaccactgATAGATTATTATGCAATAAATGAACAGGCTTGAGACAGGAAAGTGTGAAATTGATTGTTCTCTTAGAATAATTTATATTGCTCCTGCTTTTTATGTCTTGGTTGGTTGGCCATGAGGCATAAGGGATTccggctccctgaccaggggttgaacatgcatcctctgcattggaaggtgacgtcctggccactggaccagcaaggaagtcctTGGATGACAGTCTCTTTGGAGCTGAAGGTTAGCATGGCCTTTCTATTAATAAGCAGGCGAAGTAAATGCTTTTGACTGGAAAGTCCAAACCAGTCTTTTAATCAGGAATAAATTTGTGACTTGAAAAGTTTGCTGCTCATTATAGAGGAGAACACAGTGAAGCGATATGCTTGGGTAAGGGgtaaaaaacagaatgaaatcaaGAAGATGGATTTTTCAGGAACTAGAAAGGAGACATGACACAGAGCCTGAATTTAAACTGTTTAAGACACTTTCCAAAATTCTCTTCTTTGCTGGATTTGGTGCTTGTTTGTGTCCCTGTATTTTCACATAAATACTCATAAATGAAGCATTTGtaccaaaaagagaaaggaatagccCTTCTCGCAGCATTGCTAGAGAAGCTTGGTAAATTCTGAGAAATCCCAAGACTGATGTAGACAAAAATGCACTTCAGTCGATAACCATGAATTATAACCTTCAAAatgacttattttttatttatatcaaaGCAACAAACATTTATGAAGTCCTAAAGAAGTGCAATGCATGCTTTTCTCACGTTGGAGTTGTGTGGTTATGATTATCACTTGTTCTTTCCCATTTATGCATTTTAGGGTTGTGCCTCGTGtcttgaagatttttcttttctcaaatcttTCTCTCTGGCATTTCGCAAACCCGAAACATACTGAAGAAACAGGTCATATCGTTCCAGTTTTGCCTTGGATTTGAGGAGTCCCTTATGGTGGCGCAGTCCTCCACAGTAGCCAGGTTGTTGGGCTCTCCTGCATCCCAGAAGCTGAAAGAGAGCAACAGGGGAGAGTTACATGAGGCAAGGTGAcgtatgcgtgcatgctaagtcgctttattcatgtctgactctttatgaccttatggactgtatgtagcccaccaggcttctctgtccatgggattctccaggcaagaatactggagtgggttgccatttcctgctgcagggtatcttcctaacccagggactacGTCTCTGGAAGCTacgtctcttacctctcctgcattgggaaagttggttctttaccattagtgccacctgggaagccctataaattaGGCAAAACACATTCGTGTTTGACTTTCCAACAATTTTACGAGACAGGTATTATAATCCCCACTTTGCTGATGAAGCGAAAGAATCTCAGAAGAGCTAAACCATTTCTCTAAGTCATAGAGTTTGTGAATAGTGAAGTTAAACTcaacctttctgacttactaTTTTGCTGTGGTCGCTCATGGCTTTAGACCCAAAATGGAGATGTTAGGGGAAAGAGGGATATCCTGATGGATTTGTTTCCTTCACAAACATGGCTCACATCATGTTTAGCTCCACTTATCCTATAGAGTTTGTATTCACTGAGGTGCATATTTCACTGGGGCCACAGAACAATGTTTTCAAGGGTCAGAACATCCTACTTTTAGTCTATAGGAATCTGTTGtctcagacttcccttgtggcacgGTGGATAAGAATTCacttaccaatgcaggggacacaggttcagtccatgatctgggaagatcctacatgccatggagcagctaagcctgtgcaccacaaatactgagcccaagCCCTCTAGAGCTCAAGAGCCGCAACTTCTCAGCCTGTGGGCCGCAGCTGGGGCCGTGCTCCAGTCCACGCagtctggagcctgtgctccttaacaagagaagccaccgcaatgagaattccatgcactggaatgaagagtagcccccgcaactagagaaagccctcacaaagcaatgaagacccagtgtaatcaaaattaattaattttttaaaattcaaagctcTAAGAAAAGAATCTGTTGTCTTTCCCAAATCATTGTTTTCGTCTCATTGACTACAGTTTGGGGGCATAAGACTCCAAATTCCACTCTTTGTCTCCCTTGCATTTCCCGTGAATTAGTGTTCAGTTTTAAgccttttctcatttcatttattatttcctctttattcctGAGGTAATTCTAGGAGGTGGAGGCAGCAGATCCTTAtgcttctcttttctgtcttatatatcagctctttttatttttgcatgtaaTATCACCAAGAATGGACATGAATATACCTCTTGGACCAGAAGGAGGTTCTGAGGACTCTCCTCAACAGTGGTCTAATTTTACAATTTGGGCTAGTGTTATAAttctactgggcttcccaggtggctccacctgccaatgaaggagacacaagttcaatccccgggtcaggaagatctcctgaagaaggaaatggaaacttgctccagtattcttgcttggaaaatcccatgaaaagaggagcctggcaggctacagcccatggggtctcaaaagagttggacacaactgagcaactaaacaacaacaaatagttctACTACAAGAAGGAAATTACCTCAGAGACTTTGTGAGAGGTGTACCATCTACCCATTGCCAGTGACCCTCGACCACCTGGTCCGTCAGTCCAATATAAAACTCTTTCTTTCTAGGTTTTGCATGGTAAAGGAATTCCTATGGAAGATACACACACAGCAAATGAGATCagttattccaattccaaacaaaCGTTGAAAGTAATTGTTATTAAGAAAGAAGTAGGATTTGGGCTGGAGATGATGGAAAAATGGGCCTGAAATGATAAGATTATAGAGGATTTATTTTGGCAAAGCACAGATAACATAAAATTATGCCAGTGAAAAGGAACTTTTGACAGAGAAGGAGGTTCACAACAACTCATGCAAAGTTTATCTACAGTTATGGGTagcacaaaacaaaataaatcataGCTTAAATATAATGGACAATTTCTGCTTACCCTCTTTCACACGTTTCTAAAAACACTGGTCATTCTAAAATGAGGTCCCCATAcgtacccttcagttcagttcagttcagtcgttcagtcgtgtccgactctttgcgaccccatgaatcgcagcacgccaggcctccctgtccatcaccaactcccagagttcactcagactcacgtccatcgagtcggtgatgccacccagccatctcatcctcggtcacccccttctcctcctgcccccaatccctcccagcatcagagtcttttccaatgagtcaactctttgcatcaggtggccaaagtactggagcttcagctttagcatcattccttccaaagaaatcccagggttgttctccttcagaatggactagttggatctccttgcagtccaagggactctcaagagccttctccaacaccacagttcaaaagcatcaattcttcggtgctcagccctcttcacagtccaactctcacatccatacatgaccacaggaaaaaccatagccttgactagatggaccttagttggcaaagtaatgtctctgcttttgaatatactatctaggttggtcataacttttcttccaaggagtaagcgtcttttaatttcatggctgcggtcaccatctgcagtgattttggagccccacaaaataaagtctgacactgtttccactgtttccccatctatttgccatgaagtgatgggaccagatgccatgatcttcattttctggatgttgagctttaagccaactttttcactctcctctttcactttcatcaagaggctttttagctcctcttcactttctgccataagggtggtgtcatctgcatatctgaggttattgatatttctcccagcaatcttgattccagcttgtgtttcttccagtccagcgtttctcatgatgttctctgcatataagttaaataagcagggtgacaatatacagcgttgaaaTACTCcattccctatttggaatcagcctattttcccatgtccagttctaactgttgtttcctgacttgcatgcaggtttctcaagaggcaagtcaggtggtctggtattcccatctctttcagaattttccacagtttactgtgatccacacagtcaaaggctttggcatagtcaataaagcagaaatagatgtttttctggaactctcttgctttttccatgatccagtggatgttggcaatttgatctctggttcctctgacttttctaaatccagcttgaacatctggaagttcatggttcatgtattgttgaagcctggcttggagaattttgagcattactttactagagtgtgagatgagtgcaattgtgcaatagtttgagcattctttggcattgcctttctttgggactggaatgacaactgacctttttcagtcctgtggccactgctgagctttccaaatttgctggcatattgatttcATAGCATCAGCCTTTAAGTAATAGTAATTACAAGttactaaataataaataacatgaaGTCCCAACCCTCTTTTTTCCTGCCTTACTAATAAAGGAATTAAAcatgaaaatttctttttatcctAATTTCTTctagtaaagaaaataaagttggtaATGACTTATAGAAAAGGTAAGAACAGCATGTATTTCAGTAAATTCATGTGACACATGGATATTGTAGGTCAAATACTATACACAAGCATGTATGGGCTAAAGGGAGATGGGTCTTGTGAAGGATGTTTCACTACACTGGAAAATGCTGTCCTCAACTACCTGCTCCTCCTGCGTGTTGATAACCACCAGGTGAGCGCCCATGCTTGAGCAGTTTTTTAGACTTGCTGCCCAGGACATGGTGTCAGCAGAAAAGAAGTAGCAGCTGGATTGAAAATGGACCCAGTTCAGTGGACAGCAATTCTTGACTGAACCTGAAAGGAGAGAAGTTTCTGTGAGAGTCCACATGAACCAAGTAAGATAATAGAAACCTTCCTCTGAGCCGATAAGTTCTTCACTTTGAGTCAGAAGCCTTGGAACCCTTGTTCATGCTCCACATCTTACCATCCAAGACTTTAGGTAATTtctcagaaaacaaacacaaacagcaATGTTCTTGTCTTTAAAGATATAATCCTTACTTTCTAGATGTCAGTGCCAATAAATAATAACACAACCATATAAAAGCAGTCTCCaaccttttggcaccagggacaggttttgcggaagacaattttttcacgGACTAAGTGGGGGAgctggtttcaggatgattcaagtgcattacatttatattgtacattttatttctaatctaatgccactgttgatctgacaggaggcaTCAGTCTTTGGACAGGTACATATTTATTCTAAAGGTTTGCTGTAATTTCCCCGAGGTTTCCTGTTTGAATGCTAATTGCACTTCCAAAGTTTTATTCTTGTCCTCTTATCAAATTCTCATCATTCTCTGACAGGCAAGATTTTGCATTTTACTTTTGAAACACAGGACTCAACTCAATTAATTTACTTATCCCCAAAGAGATTGGGAACCCCTGATATATACAATCTTCCTTAGTTATGCTATTGACATTGGACCCTATTATCTGTTCATAGACTTCCAAGTTCAgagaaaaattatgtattttatctgAGTGACCACTAAGCAACTGTCTCATGTTTTCCAAACAATGTACCCTCAACAGAATCTCCAAACTAGTTGTCCTACAGTTCTTAGAATTATAGAATTTCAGACTAtgaagtttattaaaaataaatagtccAATCCCTCTTGATTTAATGGTGAGGAAATTATAGCTCAGAGAAGGAAGTCACTTTCTATCGTCAAGTAGCATTTTGCTAAGACTTGGACCAGGACAATATGGAAGAGTATAGGGAGCATATTTCTGagatattttcaaatttccttcCTACATttttgccagagtccagctccagcagccagggaatcagcctgaagggatggGTGGTGTCGGTGAGAAATGatgcagcctctcagttttcttggactgcatATTTATTACAAGCTTAGGattctcttttgtatttttacaaaagcattaggtcagaggtttgacattttcagttccccctaaCCCAGATTTGttgtctccataaatcattgttgcccctcaaaaggagttcctgCCTCAACGATTCTCTTATCTACTtcttctcatgtgtccttgtgaatacatTGTAACTCGtgctaatgtctgggctgcataccacattcctcagtttatttcttatctttttaaatccTGTTTGCCGCTAGTATTCGGAGCTCACTTTCTCTAAAAAGGCTTCTAACCACTAATATCTCCAAAATTCCTaatctctataagctatagtaaaatatgctaacattacaacattccttaaatctttagcttctaactattataattattcctaagccctaaattcagcaaactcctttgccataaacatttccctcacaaatagatttcagatagcaatccctcccatggcctcaagctgtggcctacGTGCTCattctggaacactcttttgtaaaggTCCTTGAAcgaatgtcaatgattaactttatgaattattctctgagcacagctgcagaaggctttgtgccttctcatgctcctctcaagaacaataagcaccataatattcttttcagtcaactcagccaaggagaggaaaaaacaagtcagaatcacaaggcctagCTCCTTCATCCTGGGTCCGTGCCTGTGGGATAAGGAGAGGGGCTTGGGGCCACACCTCTATTTTGTCAGTAACGCCTAACGCAGCTCCCGacaatttttttcctccttcacctCATTTTGGAAGCAGGTGatggatgaaaataaaaagtacacTTCTGGGAATAACACCTTCAACTTCTAGATTGACTCTTCAGCCACATGCCTCACATTTATTCTAAAGGTTTGCTATAATGTTCCCAAAGTTTCCTGCTTGAACACAAATTGTACTTCCAAAGTTTTATTCTTGTCTTCTTACCAACTTCTCATTATTCTCTGACATTACAGGCAAGATTTTGCattttgctttggaaaacagaGCCCAACTTGATTATTTTACTTATCCCCAAATCAATCTAAAGCCAGAAAATGTTGCTAAATAAATTTAGACGTTCAAGTTTGAGGTCTGTTATACCTGAcccatcgggcttccctggtggctcagatggtaaataatctacctgcaatgtgggaggtcagggtttgatctctgggttgggaagatcccctggaggagggcatggaaactctcaccagtattctggagaatccctatggacagaagagcctggtggactacatagggtcacaaagagtcaaataagactgagtgactaagcacagcacacatacctGATCCATCATTATAGCAGGAGAGTTCCATGGAATCCCCAGGTGGCTGGAACTTTTTCTCATCACATAGTTGAAAGATGCCATATGTCACTGTAAGGGAAAGGGGCACAGCTAATATTCATTAACCTTAATACAAGTGCATTTTATCTgacactgatgaacctatttgcagggcaggaatagagatgcagacatagagaacaggcttgagGGCGCAGTCcaggagagagagggtgggacaaattgagaaaagatacattaccatatataaaataggttgctagtgggaatttgttgtatgatgcagggaattcaactcagtgctctgtgataatctagaggggtgagatggggtgggagggaggctccagagggaggggacatatatatatttatggctgattcacagtatcatatggcagaaaccaatataacattgtaaagcaatcatcctccaattaaaattttttacaaatacattaaaattttttcatagttATAAAAATACCAGTAGTTATGATATTTCTTTACTATCTACTTTTACTTCAGCATGGATAGGAACTGAAGTTTGCTTAGTCAAGGAAGAGAGAATTCACATTTCATGCTTTTCCTGATTTAGGAagataaatatactttatttcagGTTCAAAGACCCCCctccaaaatagaaatagatgtgATGTCATGTAAAACTCACATTAaatgcatttgtatatttttttcttgtaacaaAGCCCTAGCTGAGACAGTAGAGTAGAAGAAAACTTTTTTCCTCACCTACACAGTAGAAtgcatttaaaaagacaaatatttttgaaatgctaATGTTTTCCTTGATTCCACAAACAAAATGTTCTTCTCAGCCAGTTTCTTACTAAAGAAAGACATCCATATGAATTTACTTGTAGGAATtatgtatctcaataaagctgtcttACTAATGGTGCAAAATGCTTGGTAAGTCCTAAGCAATAAGTCCTAGCCTAAGATGAATATGAATTATCCATTTATTGAATGAACTTTGTTAATAACATGATGATAATGCAGAAGACAGGTTTCAGtaatgttaaatgaatgaattattggAATGACCACTGATCATATAAATTGCCAAATTCAATTTACCAGCTTGGA encodes:
- the CLEC4E gene encoding C-type lectin domain family 4 member E isoform X1 → MNSSTSPASQSTERRCFSSQLFSWAIAGTSILLLSACFITRCVVTYGIFQLCDEKKFQPPGDSMELSCYNDGSGSVKNCCPLNWVHFQSSCYFFSADTMSWAASLKNCSSMGAHLVVINTQEEQEFLYHAKPRKKEFYIGLTDQVVEGHWQWVDGTPLTKSLSFWDAGEPNNLATVEDCATIRDSSNPRQNWNDMTCFFSMFRVCEMPERKI
- the CLEC4E gene encoding C-type lectin domain family 4 member E isoform X2, which encodes MNSSTSPASQSTERRCFSSQLFSWAIAGTSILLLSACFITRCVGSVKNCCPLNWVHFQSSCYFFSADTMSWAASLKNCSSMGAHLVVINTQEEQEFLYHAKPRKKEFYIGLTDQVVEGHWQWVDGTPLTKSLSFWDAGEPNNLATVEDCATIRDSSNPRQNWNDMTCFFSMFRVCEMPERKI